A single window of Nitrospiria bacterium DNA harbors:
- the plsY gene encoding glycerol-3-phosphate 1-O-acyltransferase PlsY — MNTPPVPAMLLGVLVGYLVGSIPFGVIFSRWITRTDPRFRGSRNIGFTNVLRTAGRVPAALTLLGDLGKGYLAVRFAQWLSAGESGVWLAGLAAVLGHNYSLFLRFKGGKGVATGLGVVYGIEPWAGWITIVIWGATVWIWRYSSLGAIAAFGSLPLIIVFLRPVSYVVVFSLILTGIILIRHTTNIQRLRAGTEPKIGRA, encoded by the coding sequence ATGAACACGCCTCCCGTCCCGGCCATGCTTCTCGGGGTTCTCGTGGGATACCTGGTCGGATCGATTCCGTTCGGCGTGATTTTCTCGCGGTGGATCACCCGGACCGATCCGCGATTCCGCGGCAGCCGCAATATCGGTTTTACAAACGTCCTCCGAACGGCCGGACGCGTGCCGGCCGCCTTGACGTTGTTGGGCGACCTGGGGAAAGGGTATCTCGCGGTTCGGTTCGCGCAATGGCTGTCGGCGGGAGAGTCCGGTGTTTGGCTGGCCGGACTGGCCGCGGTCCTGGGGCACAATTATTCACTGTTTCTGCGTTTCAAAGGAGGAAAGGGAGTCGCCACCGGCCTGGGCGTTGTCTACGGCATCGAACCGTGGGCGGGCTGGATAACGATCGTTATCTGGGGCGCGACGGTCTGGATATGGCGGTACTCCTCGCTGGGGGCCATTGCCGCCTTCGGATCTTTACCGCTCATCATTGTGTTTCTTCGTCCCGTTTCATACGTTGTCGTTTTTTCACTGATCTTAACAGGGATCATCTTGATTCGACACACAACCAATATTCAACGATTGAGAGCGGGCACGGAACCCAAAATCGGTCGGGCATGA
- a CDS encoding lysophospholipid acyltransferase family protein, translating to MARTRFGRQMQGLLRFFLWAALMGLRVLSRWIPWNMGLALGGGLGAAAYLFLVKERRRTLKHLQLALGQERSPEEQRRIARESFQNLGRTFFEVLNLDRLTRDGLDRLVRVDGEEALKAAAANGRGVLFITAHIGNWELMARAVAMRYPLAVVAAPIYDRRVEKVMIGLRATHGIETLVRSRPGYLKRLIAMLRRGGIVGLLIDQDTKTDGVFVPFFHREAFTPTGAASLAYRTGASVVVGFIIREGRERHRITIDGPLDLSRTDDIERDVLEQTARFTKMIEEQVRATPEQWIWMHRRWRTGTKPRTGFKPKG from the coding sequence TTTTTCCTCTGGGCCGCGCTGATGGGACTGCGTGTCCTGTCGCGTTGGATCCCCTGGAACATGGGCCTTGCTCTGGGCGGCGGTTTAGGAGCGGCGGCTTATCTTTTTCTGGTCAAGGAACGTCGTCGGACCCTAAAGCATCTTCAACTGGCGTTGGGTCAAGAACGGTCGCCGGAAGAGCAACGACGGATTGCAAGGGAAAGCTTTCAAAACTTAGGCCGGACGTTTTTCGAGGTTCTAAACCTGGACCGGTTAACGCGCGACGGCCTGGATCGTCTTGTCAGGGTGGACGGGGAGGAAGCCCTCAAGGCGGCGGCCGCGAACGGCCGAGGTGTTCTCTTCATAACGGCTCATATCGGGAACTGGGAACTGATGGCCCGGGCGGTCGCGATGCGTTATCCCTTGGCCGTGGTGGCCGCGCCGATTTATGACCGCCGTGTGGAAAAAGTAATGATCGGTCTCCGGGCCACCCACGGCATCGAAACGCTGGTTCGGAGCCGGCCCGGGTATTTAAAGCGGTTGATCGCGATGCTTCGGCGCGGCGGGATTGTCGGTCTGCTGATCGATCAGGATACCAAAACGGACGGCGTTTTCGTCCCTTTTTTTCACCGGGAAGCCTTCACCCCGACCGGGGCCGCGAGCCTGGCCTATCGCACGGGAGCCTCCGTCGTGGTGGGGTTTATTATAAGGGAAGGTCGCGAGCGGCACCGGATCACCATTGACGGCCCGCTCGACCTCTCTCGAACCGATGATATCGAGAGGGATGTCCTGGAACAAACCGCCCGATTCACAAAGATGATCGAGGAGCAGGTTCGCGCGACGCCGGAACAATGGATCTGGATGCATCGTCGATGGAGGACGGGCACGAAACCGCGAACCGGATTCAAGCCGAAGGGATGA
- the pgsA gene encoding CDP-diacylglycerol--glycerol-3-phosphate 3-phosphatidyltransferase — MNLPNLITLLRIFLIPVFILVFLTPTGPRSLAAAIIFFVASLTDLMDGYLARRWEQITKLGKFLDPIADKFLVLTALIMLVDFHRVSSWIAIVIIGRELAVTGLRAIASSSGIVIAADEAGKYKMVIQTISIGLLILEFKFGHFDFHVWGTFLLWISMILAILSGVQYFVKFLTQIDPTEIQ, encoded by the coding sequence ATGAATCTCCCGAATCTGATCACGCTGCTGAGAATCTTTCTGATTCCCGTCTTTATCCTGGTCTTTCTCACACCCACCGGTCCGAGATCCCTCGCCGCGGCCATCATTTTTTTTGTCGCCTCCCTGACGGATCTGATGGACGGCTACCTGGCCCGCCGCTGGGAACAGATCACGAAACTGGGGAAATTTCTGGATCCGATCGCGGACAAATTTCTGGTCCTGACCGCCCTCATTATGCTGGTGGATTTCCACCGCGTCTCTTCGTGGATCGCGATTGTTATTATCGGTCGTGAACTGGCCGTGACCGGTCTCCGGGCCATCGCATCTTCATCCGGCATCGTGATTGCCGCGGATGAAGCCGGGAAATACAAAATGGTCATTCAGACCATTTCAATCGGGCTCTTGATTCTCGAATTTAAATTCGGCCATTTCGACTTTCATGTCTGGGGAACCTTTTTGCTGTGGATCTCGATGATCTTGGCCATTCTTTCAGGAGTGCAGTATTTCGTGAAATTTTTAACCCAAATCGATCCGACCGAGATTCAATGA
- a CDS encoding DUF4388 domain-containing protein, whose product MALEGSLKDFGLADILQLIYLQKKTGILTMKNASTESRVLFEKGLIVQADTSNLEGIKKIGEILARSNKITEDQLKEALAKQQHTKDKIGFILIEMGAIQKEDLVKALDLHVKEAVLSLFQWKEGHYSFEPSEISLKQDYLEPVNTEFLIMEGVRRIDEWPFIEKKIPNLEIVFEKNSENMDRVRVAKSEEDPDTDKVGEQNTEVGIKVSQGEMNIFNLVDGQQDVRHLIEIGNMGEFETCKALSNLLTAGLISPKLTIRQQQNELEETDKKEERIPWLTSRKTASGLVLVFCLIIILAGGRKVVKSVDQTESIIGLYSNIAYSNTLQHVGYSILTFYYRNHRLPRSLDALAKDNYPVTDLRYDLEMAKIKYEPQPSTSTFTLTYSGQE is encoded by the coding sequence ATGGCGCTGGAAGGGTCATTAAAAGATTTTGGGTTGGCGGATATCTTGCAATTGATCTATCTTCAGAAAAAAACCGGGATTCTGACGATGAAAAATGCGTCCACGGAATCGCGGGTTTTATTTGAAAAAGGCCTGATCGTCCAGGCGGACACGTCGAATCTCGAGGGAATAAAAAAAATCGGCGAAATCCTGGCCCGTTCAAATAAAATTACTGAGGACCAACTTAAAGAAGCCCTGGCTAAGCAACAACATACTAAAGATAAAATTGGCTTTATCCTTATCGAGATGGGCGCCATTCAAAAAGAAGATCTGGTCAAGGCCCTTGATCTCCATGTCAAAGAAGCCGTATTAAGTCTGTTCCAATGGAAAGAGGGCCATTACAGTTTCGAGCCTTCAGAAATTTCATTGAAACAGGACTACTTGGAACCCGTCAACACCGAATTTCTTATAATGGAAGGCGTCCGGAGAATCGATGAATGGCCGTTTATTGAGAAAAAGATCCCGAATTTAGAAATCGTTTTCGAAAAAAACAGTGAAAACATGGATAGGGTGCGTGTTGCAAAATCCGAAGAAGACCCAGACACTGACAAAGTCGGAGAACAGAACACAGAAGTTGGGATCAAGGTTTCACAGGGTGAAATGAACATATTTAATCTGGTTGATGGCCAACAGGATGTCAGACATTTGATCGAGATCGGCAACATGGGGGAATTTGAAACCTGCAAGGCATTGAGCAATCTTCTAACGGCCGGGTTAATTTCTCCGAAACTCACAATCAGACAACAACAAAACGAACTTGAGGAGACCGATAAAAAAGAAGAGCGTATACCCTGGTTGACCAGTCGAAAAACAGCCAGCGGGTTGGTTTTGGTGTTTTGTTTAATAATCATATTGGCGGGTGGAAGAAAAGTCGTGAAATCCGTCGATCAAACAGAAAGCATTATTGGACTTTATAGCAACATCGCTTATTCCAACACATTGCAACATGTCGGTTATTCAATTTTAACTTTTTATTACCGGAACCATCGGCTACCAAGGTCTTTAGACGCTCTGGCTAAGGATAACTATCCTGTCACAGATCTAAGGTATGATTTAGAAATGGCGAAAATAAAGTATGAACCCCAGCCCAGCACATCCACATTTACATTAACCTATAGTGGACAAGAATAG
- a CDS encoding tetratricopeptide repeat protein translates to MKRFVRMNGALGILTVLVSTLYCSPGLAAEPTAAVSFSTQQLPAWAETAWLEYRSQRDAGQMKEASEVLTRIRGQAADLGIRGFDLPAAVMIQEGEEALSKGHFKEAVELGEEARQWSPDDPNGAFFLAKVFFDQHPFLPFAAIKIYLKGLLNAASDFWSSFYFLGRLVLILLVGLLGSFVLFFVFLLIRYLPLLVHGLHEWFRTILNRPTVWVFVLTLLFTPLLIGTSTGLILLVGLCMVWRFMTKSERLISAVFAVIMSLTVYWLPITLTWLTADRSSELMLMAQVLRGDAAASGTALQMEKGGGYDKNWPVLFSLALQKKREGNYSEALEQYQRLQKLEPNRSIILNNLGNVYFLLHRNDEAMAVYKLSLAMTPQSAATHYNLSLVYRELLRFNDAEQEYEAAQRINLPLIQSYTGHGPMDELFSKAFLWRSAFSDTSSNEEGSRKFFERVMAPLSLKMSPYLLVFFTGGVIVMRLALPRKYTAAPCTLCGRPICFQCQRRIFDQKTCVMCWRNYKSIKRKTDLRQIKTRRRWIFRTAQWISVLLPGAGHFYFGREIKGFIFQAVFIGILFAFLGGNGFLRAPTEHGDILGLGGLAMIVSGLIVLYLLVFHDILRISYEKV, encoded by the coding sequence ATGAAACGATTCGTACGAATGAACGGTGCGCTCGGGATCTTGACCGTCCTTGTCAGCACGCTCTATTGTTCCCCGGGGCTGGCCGCGGAACCGACCGCGGCGGTTTCATTTTCAACCCAGCAACTCCCGGCGTGGGCTGAGACGGCTTGGTTGGAATACAGATCACAACGGGACGCGGGCCAAATGAAGGAAGCCTCGGAGGTCTTGACCCGGATCCGTGGTCAGGCCGCGGATCTTGGAATCCGGGGGTTCGATCTTCCGGCTGCGGTGATGATTCAAGAAGGGGAAGAGGCTCTTTCGAAAGGCCATTTCAAGGAAGCAGTTGAACTGGGAGAGGAGGCACGACAGTGGTCCCCCGACGATCCGAACGGCGCTTTTTTCCTGGCAAAGGTATTTTTTGATCAACACCCGTTTTTGCCGTTTGCAGCCATTAAAATCTATCTCAAAGGTCTTTTGAACGCCGCAAGCGATTTCTGGTCTTCATTTTATTTTTTAGGTCGGTTGGTCCTGATCTTGTTGGTCGGGCTCCTGGGCAGCTTCGTACTGTTCTTCGTCTTCCTCCTCATTCGCTATCTCCCGCTGCTGGTTCATGGTCTTCATGAATGGTTCCGGACCATTTTAAATCGTCCGACCGTGTGGGTGTTCGTGTTGACTCTTCTTTTCACACCCTTGTTGATCGGAACAAGCACGGGCCTCATTCTCTTGGTCGGCCTCTGTATGGTTTGGAGGTTTATGACAAAGAGCGAACGCCTCATCTCGGCCGTGTTCGCGGTGATCATGAGCCTGACGGTTTATTGGTTGCCCATAACGCTGACCTGGCTGACGGCGGATCGCTCGTCCGAATTAATGCTGATGGCGCAAGTCTTGCGCGGCGATGCGGCCGCCTCAGGTACGGCCCTCCAGATGGAGAAGGGAGGCGGATACGATAAGAATTGGCCTGTCCTTTTCTCATTGGCCCTCCAGAAAAAACGGGAGGGCAATTATTCCGAAGCCCTGGAGCAATATCAGAGATTGCAGAAACTTGAACCGAATCGTTCGATCATTTTGAACAATCTGGGAAATGTCTATTTCCTCCTGCATCGGAATGACGAGGCGATGGCGGTCTATAAACTTTCCCTTGCGATGACCCCTCAGAGTGCGGCCACCCATTACAACCTCAGTTTGGTTTATCGTGAACTACTCCGGTTTAATGACGCCGAGCAAGAATATGAAGCGGCCCAGCGAATCAATCTTCCCTTGATCCAATCTTACACCGGCCACGGTCCGATGGATGAACTTTTTTCGAAGGCCTTTCTATGGAGGAGCGCTTTTTCGGACACATCGTCCAATGAAGAAGGGTCGCGGAAATTCTTTGAAAGGGTTATGGCGCCCCTTTCACTTAAGATGTCGCCGTATCTTCTGGTCTTCTTTACGGGCGGGGTGATTGTTATGAGACTGGCCCTGCCGCGGAAATATACGGCCGCCCCCTGCACACTTTGCGGTCGTCCAATTTGTTTTCAATGCCAGCGAAGAATTTTTGATCAAAAAACATGCGTCATGTGCTGGAGAAACTATAAAAGCATCAAAAGGAAGACGGATCTCCGTCAGATCAAGACCCGACGGCGCTGGATCTTCAGGACGGCCCAGTGGATCTCGGTTCTACTCCCGGGGGCCGGTCATTTTTACTTCGGACGAGAAATTAAGGGATTCATTTTCCAGGCGGTTTTCATAGGAATCCTGTTCGCTTTTTTGGGGGGAAACGGTTTTCTTCGCGCCCCAACCGAACATGGAGATATCTTGGGATTGGGCGGCCTGGCCATGATCGTATCGGGACTCATCGTTTTGTACCTCTTGGTGTTTCATGATATTTTGAGGATTTCATACGAAAAAGTGTGA